A genomic window from Brassica oleracea var. oleracea cultivar TO1000 chromosome C8, BOL, whole genome shotgun sequence includes:
- the LOC106312527 gene encoding uncharacterized protein LOC106312527 has translation MHAKTDSEVTSIAASSPARSPRRPVYYVQSPSRDSHDGEKTATSFHSTPVLSPMGSPPHSQSSMGRHSRESSSTRFSGSLKPGSRKVNDGSKRKGHGGEKQWKECAMIEEEGLLDDGERDRGLPRRCYVLAFIVGFFILLGLFSLILYGAAKPQKPKITVKSITFETLKVQAGQDAGGVGTDMITMNATLRMLYRNTGTFFGVHVTSTPIDLSFSQMKIGSGSIKKFYQSRKSQRTVLVHITGEKIPLYGSGATLIPPAPPAPLPKPKKKKKGAPVVIPDPPAPPAPVPMKLSFIVRSRGYVLGKLVKPKFLKKIECDINFEHKLLNKHIAITKNCTVTTV, from the exons ATGCACGCCAAAACCGACTCCGAGGTGACGAGCATCGCGGCGTCGTCACCAGCCAGATCCCCTCGCCGACCAGTCTACTATGTCCAATCACCGTCTCGTGACTCCCACGACGGAGAGAAAACGGCGACATCGTTCCACTCAACTCCGGTGCTAAGTCCGATGGGATCTCCGCCGCATTCTCAATCCTCCATGGGTCGCCACTCACGCGAATCCTCCTCGACCCGATTCTCCGGGTCTTTGAAACCCGGGTCTCGGAAAGTCAACGACGGCTCGAAGCGGAAAGGACACGGCGGAGAGAAGCAGTGGAAAGAGTGTGCGATGATCGAAGAAGAAGGACTGTTAGATGATGGCGAGAGAGATCGTGGTCTGCCTCGTCGGTGCTATGTCTTGGCCTTCATCGTTGGCTTCTTCATACTCTTGGGTCTCTTCTCTTTGATTCTGTATGGAGCTGCTAAACCTCAGAAACCAAAGATCACTGTCAAG AGTATAACATTCGAGACGCTTAAGGTCCAAGCTGGTCAGGATGCTGGTGGTGTAGGAACGGACATGATCACGATGAACGCGACTCTGAGAATGTTGTATAGGAACACGGGAACTTTCTTTGGTGTCCATGTTACTTCAACTCCAATCGATCTCAGTTTCTCTCAGATGAAAATCGGCTCTGGATCT ATTAAGAAGTTTTATCAGTCAAGGAAGAGCCAGAGAACGGTATTGGTACATATAACCGGAGAGAAGATTCCGTTATATGGAAGTGGCGCGACCTTGATACCGCCGGCGCCTCCAGCTCCACTTCCCAAACCTAAAAAGAAGAAGAAAGGAGCTCCCGTCGTTATTCCTGACCCGCCCGCACCTCCTGCACCAGTGCCAATGAAGCTCAGCTTCATTGTCCGATCACGAGGTTACGTGTTGGGGAAGTTAGTGAAGCCCAAGTTCCTCAAGAAAATCGAGTGTGACATCAACTTCGAACACAAACTTCTCAATAAGCATATAGCCATCACCAAGAATTGCACCGTCACTACTGTTTAA